DNA from Polaribacter sp. NJDZ03:
GGTACTTCTTGGCATGCTGGTTTAGTTGGTGAGTATTTAATAGAAGATATGGCACGTATACCTGTTGAGGTTGAGTATGCATCTGAATTTAGATATAGAAACCCAATAATTACACCAAATGATGTTGTTATTGCAATTTCTCAATCTGGAGAAACGGCAGATACTTTGGCTGCTATTAAATTAGCAAAATCTAAAGGAGCTTTTGTATTTGGTATTTGTAATGTTGTGGGTTCTTCTATTGCTAGAGAAACACACGCAGGTGCTTATACGCATGCTGGTCCAGAAATTGGTGTAGCGTCTACAAAAGCATTTACAACTCAAATTACAGTGCTTACATTAATTTCTTTAAAATTGGCTAAGGCGAAAGGAACGATGTCAAACTCTGCATTTAGAATGTATTTGCAGAAAATGGAATTAATTCCTGCTAAAATAGAGGCACTTTTAAAGATTGATGAAAAAGTAAAAGAAATTGCAGCAGTATATAAAGATGCAAAAAACTGTTTGTATTTAGGTAGAGGGTTTAACTTTCCGGTAGCATTAGAAGGTGCTTTAAAGTTAAAAGAAATTTCATATATACATGCAGAGGGATATCCTGCAGCAGAAATGAAACATGGTCCAATTGCTTTAATTGATGAGAACATGCCAATTTTTGTTATTGCAACCAATAAAGGGCATTACGAAAAAGTAGTGAGTAATATTCAAGAAATTAAATCTAGATCTGGTAAAATTATTGCAATTGTTACAGAAGGAGATACTCAGGTTAAAGAAATAGCAGATCATGTTATAGAAATTCCTGAAACAGAAGAAGCATTAACACCGCTATTAACTACAATTCCTTTTCAATTATTATCATACCATATTGCGGTAATGTTAAATAAAAATGTAGATCAACCTAGAAATTTAGCAAAATCGGTTACGGTGGAGTAATTTTTCTTATACTTTATAAAAAAAACCCAGCTTTTAGCTGGGTTTTTTCATTTTAAAAAAGTAATATATTACACTTAATTTTTGTGATTGGCTACATATCAAGATTATATATTGATATGTAAAAAAAAAAATATACTTACCTTAGTCCTTAAAATATTTAATGTTGCATATAAAATAGCAGAGATGTTAATTTTAAATTCCATTTCTAATTTATCAAAATACTATGAATTATAGTCAAATAACCCTCTTGTTTATGCAGGGTACTTTAGTTGCTTTAGTAATGCTTTTTTTATTTCATTATAGAAAACAGTTGGGTATTGGAGTTATGTTTGCATGCTTGGGATTATTTCAGTTTGTACAGGTGTTTTTATACAATAGTGTTTCTATTTCAATTACAGATAATTTTTTTGTTTCTCCAGGACATGTTGTTTTTTTCTTAGCATCTCTATTTGTTTTACTTATGGTTTACATAAAGGAAGACACAAATGAAACTAAAAAAATTATTTATGCTTTGTTTGTTGTAAACATAGTAATGTCTATTCTTGTAGAAACATTAAACTTTACCAACACATCTATAAAAGGTGGTTTTAATTTAACAGAAGATCTTTTTAATATTAGTTTATGGGAATTATTTATTAGTACAGTAGTGTTGTTTTTAGATGCTTTTTTAATCATATTTTTATTTGAATATATATCTAAAAAAATACAATTCTTATTTCTCCAGATTTGTATTACTATGCTAATTGTTATTAGTTTTGATACATTGTTTTTTGTAATCTTAACGTCTTGGGATGTACATAATTTAACTTCAATTATAATATCTGGACTTATATCAAAAGGAATTTTTACTATTTTTTATGGGACTTTTCTTTACCTTTATTTACGATTTTTCGATAAAAGTAAGTCGATATCAACTATTTTTAAAATTAAAGATATCTTTCAGCCACTAACTTATAGACAAAAATTTGAATCTGCAGAAAAAGTAATTCAAGAAACTACAGAGATGTATCGTATTCTAACAGATCACTCTAGTGATTTAATTTTTTTACAAGAACCAGATGCCACTTTTAAATATATTAGTCCCTCTATAAAAAAAATATTGGGTTATGAACAATCAGAATTTTTAGGGAAGCAAGTCTTTAGTATTGTTCATAAAGATGATATTACAATCATAAAGGAATTACTAGCAAAAAAATTAATTAGTAAAGGCGTTATTTCTGATGCTATTCCCGTTAGAATCTTACATAAAGATGGTCATTACATTTGGTTAGAATTTTTGTCATCTCCGGTTTATAAAGGAGATGAAATTAGTTACTTTGTTACTTCTGCCAGAGATATTACGCAGAGAATTTTAGCAAGGGAGAAAATTCAAGATTCTTTTGAGGAATTAGAAAAAAAGGAACACTCTTTAGAAGAGGCTAGTAAAGTTGCTAAAATAGGATATTGGGAATATAATATTAAAACAGATACTTTTATCTGGTCTGATTATATGTATACCATTTACGGAATAGATCCAGAAAAGGGAGTTCCATCTCAAAAAGATCTCATCTCTTTATATGATAAAGAATCTCAAGAAAAGATAGCCCAGGTTGTAAAGGATATTGCAGAAAAAGGAGTTTCTTGTGATGTAGAATTAAGATTTATCAACAAAAAAAATAAAGTTGTTTGGGAGCGTACTGTTGCTAAATCTATTTATAATCAACAAAATGAGGTTGTAGGTAGAATAGGTGTTATGCAAGATATTACGGCCTTAAAAAATGCACAGTTTGAAGAGGTGCTTTCAAAAGAAAAAATTAAATCTTCTCTAGAACTTTTAGAGAAAAAGGGTTTTACTTTAGATGAAGTGAGTAGCATGGCTAAGATTGGTTATTGGGAGTTTAGTAACGACCAGGTTCATGTTATTTGGTCTGATTATCATTATGAGATTTTTGGATTAGATCCTAAAAAGGGAATTCCTCCACGAGAAAAAATTTTAGCTTTTTTTGATGATGAATCTCAAAGAAAAATAGAGCAAGTTAATTTAGAATTGAACTTAAAAGGAACGCCTTATGATATTGATTTAAAATTGATTAATGAAAACAAAGAAGAGGTTTGGGTACGCAGTATAGTACAGCCTGTATATGATAAGCAAAATAAAATTACAGGAAGAAGAGGTCTTTTACAAAATATTACAACCTCTAAAAAAGCTCAATTAGCTTTGGAGCTTTCTACAGAAAATATTCAAATCTCTTTAAAGTTATTAGAGAAAAAAGATTACTCTTTAAATGAGTCTAGTAAAATGGCTAAAATAGGGTATTGGGATTATATTATTGAAACAGATACATATACATGGTCTGATTATATTTACCATATTTATGGATTAAGCCCAAATGATGGAATTCCGCCACATAAGGAAGCAGTGAAGGTTTGTGACAAAGAGTCTCTAGAAAAATTATTAGCCGCCACATTAGAACTGAATACAAAAGGTACACCTTATAATGTTATTCTAAAATTAATTAATAGAAATAATGAAGAGGTTTGGGTAAGAAATGTAGCTAAGCCTATTTATAACAAAGAAAATGAGATTATTGGAAGAAGAGGGGTTTTACAAAATATAACCGAATGGAAAAAAGCTCAATTAGAATTAGAATTATCTAAAGAAAAGATTCAATCTTCATTAGATCTTTTAGAAAAAAGAGACCATTCTTTAACGGAATCTAGTAGGATTGCTAAAATTGGGCATTGGGAGTATGATATAGCAACGGATAGTTATGTTTGGTCTGATTATGTGTATGAAATTTATGGTTTCGATTTAAATGAAAGTATTCCTTCACGTAAAGAAATGGTGAGTTTTTATGATAAAGATTCTCAGTTTAAGTTAGCTAAAGCTACTGTAAATCTTACCCTAAAAGGAACTATTTACGATATTGAATTGAAATTAATTAATAAAAAAAATAAAGAGTTTTGGGTAAGGCAAGTGGTACAGCTTATTTACAACGAACAAGATGAAATTATTGGTAGAAGAGGTGTAGTGCATAATATTACAGCTTCTAAAAAAGCTCAATTAGAATTAGAACTCTCTAAAAATAAGATTCAGAAGTCTTTAGAGTTGTTGGAGAATAGTGAATTCTCTAAGAATGAAGCTAGTAAAATGGCTAAAATGGGGTATTTAGTGGATGATATTGCTACAGAAACTTATGTTTGGTCAGAATATATATATCATATTTTTGGATTTGACATAAAAAAGCCTGTACCCTCACGTAAAGAAATTGCAGAACTTTTTAACGAAGAGTCTAAAGAAAAGATGGGGAAAGCTACCTTTAAATTAGATACCGAGGGCATTCCTTTTGATCTTGAGTTAAAAATGATAAACTTAAGAAAGGAAGTAGTTTGGATTAGAATTGTAGTTGAACCTGTTTACGATCAACAAAATAAAATTATTAAAAGAAGAGGAGTATTACAAGATATTACCGCTTCTAAAAATACGCAACTAGAATTAGAGCTTTCTAAAGAAAAGATTCAGACCTCCTTAAAATTATCAAGAAAAAGAAAGAATTCGATGGATGAGGCTAGTAAAGTAGCCAAAATAGGTTATTGGGAGCACGATATGTTAACAGGCATTGTTGTATGGTCTGAGTATGTGCATCGTATTTTTGGATCAAATCCTAAAGATGGAATTCCACCAGAGGTGGTGTTTTTGAAAAACATGAAAAAAGAATCGCAAGAAAAGTTTGCAGAAGCAACAATAGCACTTACTTCTAAAGGTGTTTCTTATGATATAGAATTGCAATTTATTAACTTAAAAAAGGAAGTTGTTTGGGTTAGAAATGTAGCACAACCTATTTACAATGAACAAAATGAAATTGTTGGTAAGAGGGGTATTTTACAGAATATTACAGCTTCTAAAAAAGCACAGGAAGAATTAGAGCTTTCTAACCAAAAGATTGAAACCACTTTAAAACTTTTAGAGAAAAAGGAATACTCCTTGCGTAAAGCTAGTGAAATAGCTAAAATAGGGTATCAAGAATATGATAATGCAACAGGTATTTTTATATGGTCTGATTATGTTTATGATATTTTAAGGTTTGATATAAATGAAGGAATTCCATCACGTGAAGATATTGAACAAATTTTTGATGATGAATCTATAGTTAAATATGAAAAAGCAATTAAAGATCTGGTTAAAAATGGTACTCCTTTTGATTGTGAATTGAGGCTTGTTACCAAAGATAAAGAAGAAGTTTGGGTTAGAAATGTTGGTCAGCCTGTTTATAACAAGCAAAATGAAATTATAGGAAGAAGAGGTATTCTACAAGATATTACAGTTGCTAAAAAAGCACAATTTGAACTAGAGCATTCTAAAGAAGAAATTCAAACTTCTTTAGATTTATTAGAAATGAGTGAATATTCTAAAAATGAAGCTAGTAAAATGGCTAAAATAGGGCATTTAGAGTATGATATGGCTTCAGATACTTCTGTGTGGTCTGAATATCTTTATGTTATTTTTGGATTAGACCCAAAACTTCCGCTGCCCCCATTAAAAGAAATAATGTCTTTTTTGGATGAAGACTCTCAAAAAAAGTTAAAAAAATTAACTTTAGATCTTGAGTTAAATGGAACTCCTTATGATGTTGAATTTAAATTAATTAATACTAGAAGTGAAAAGATTTGGGCAAGAATGATTGTTGAACCCTTGTATAATGAGCACGGAATTGTAGTTGGAAGAAGAGGTGTTCTACAAGATATTACCGAGAGAAAACAAATAGAACAAGAGCATTTAAGGGTAGAAGATAATTATAGAAGACTCTTTGATAATGCTACTGTTTCTATTTGGAATGAAGATTTTACGAGTATTTTTAAAGAAATTGAAGTGCTTAGAACGCTTCAAATTCTTAATATAAAAGTGTATTTAGAACAGCACCCATGGTTGTTAAATGCTTTATTAGAAAAATTGATGGTTAATAGTGTAAATGCTGCTACTTTAAAATTGTTTAAAGTTAAAAACCATGAAGAATTTCTAGTGAATTTTTCCAAGACACTTGGTACAGGGGCAGAGAAAATATTTGAAAACCTTATAGAAGCTATTTGGAATTATGAGAAGGTATTTTTATCAGAAGTAAATTTTAGAACACTAGAAGGAGATGAGTTTGCTGCCTTAGTTTCAATTCCTATACCTCAAACAGAGATAGAGCAGAAAACAGTACCTGTAAGTATTCAAAGTATTCAAAGTATCAAAGATGCTAAATTGTCTGAGCTAGAATCCTTAGAAAAATTAAAAGAAGCACAAGAATTAGCTCAGGTTGGTAGTTGGACGCATAATGTTTTAACTGAAAAATCTGAGTGGTCTGAAGAAACGTTGCGTATTTGGGGTTTCGATTTAAATAAACCAACATTAGGACAAGTAGAAATTTTAAATAGAATTCATAAAGATGATCTTAATTTTTTTAAACATACTGTAGATTTACTTTATGCTAAAGGAATTCCTTATGATATAGAATTTAGAATTTGTTTACCTAATAATGTAGAAAAAACCATAAGGGCTATATGTAAGCCTATATTTAACGAAAATAATGTTATAATCAGTTTAAAAGGAACTAATCAAGACATTACAGCTCAAAAAGAAGCAAGAAGAGAAATTGAAAAAGCAGAAGAGATGTACCGTATTATAACGGATAACTCTAATGATTTAATTTGCTTACATGAAATAAATAGTACTTTTAAATACATCAGTCCTTCTATTTATAACTTATTAGGGTATAAACAATCAGAACTTTTAGGTAAAAATGTCTTTGGTATTGTTCATAAAAGTGATATTAAAGCTTTAAAAAAAGTAATGGTTCAAAGAAAATTTAGTAATATGTATACAGATACATTTAGTTGTAGAGTGTTACATAAAAAAGGACATTACATTTGGTTAGAGTTTTTATCGTCTCCAGTTTATAAAGATAATGAGATTAGTTCTTATGTTTCATCTGCAAGAGATATTACGCAATGGGTGTTAGCTAAGCAAGAAATAGAAGAATACCAAACATCACTTCAGAAATTAACTACAGAGATGACGTTGATAGAGGAAAAACAGAAAAAAGAAATTGCAACCAATATACATGATCATTTAAGTCAGTCTTTAGTAATCTCAAAAATGAAAATTAATGAGTTGAAAAAAAGACCACAATTAAAATTGATTGATGAAGATTTAAGATTTATTGAAACGCATATTTCTGAAGCTTTAGAGAATAGCCGTAAAATTACGTATGAGCTTTCACCTCCGGTATTATATCAATTAGGTATTGTTGAGGCGTTAAATTGGTTATTTGACAATGTAGAAACTACACATAAGATTGCTTGCGTAGTTAATAGTAATGTAGATAATATTAATTTAGATGAAGTAAAATCTATTTTATTGTATAGAAGTATACAAGAAGTTTTAACCAATGCTATAAAATATGCAAGTGCATCTTTAATAACTTTAGACCTTGATAAGAATAACTTAGGACTTGATATTTTTATTACAGATAATGGAGTTGGTTTTAATACTTCTATATTAAATAATCTTCATAATCATTCTGGATCTGGTTTTGGTTTGTTTACGGTTCAGGAACGAATTAGAAACATTCAAGGAAAATTTACAATAAAATCAAAAATAAATATGGGTACAACAGTTAAAATTTTTATACCTTTATCTAAATGAGTTATTTAAAAGATATTAAAATTGTATTAGTCGATGATCATAAGTTATTAAGAGATGGTCTAAGAAACATTATAGAGCAGAGGTCTAATATGCACATAATTGGCGAAGCTTCCGATGGTAGAGAGGCTATAAAAATATGTCCAAAACTTTTGCCAAATGTTATTGTTATGGATGTTGCCATGCCTGGTTTAAATGGTATAGAGGCAACAAGGCAAATTCATAAAAACAATCCAGATATAAAAATTATTGGTCTTTCTATGCACTCTAGTAAGCAGTTTATACAAAGTATGTTTAAAGCTGGTGCCTTTGCTTACTTGTTAAAAGATGGAGATTCAGATGAGTTAATTACTGCAATTTGTACGGTAATGCAAAATAAAAAATATCTTTCAAAAGATATTAATCAAGAGTTTCTATCTGCATTAAAAGAGCCCAAAGCATTAGAAAAAACACAATTAAGTTCTAGAGAAAAAGAAGTATTACAGTTAATTTCAGAGGGGCGTTCTTCTAAAGAAATAGGAGAGATCTTATTTTTAAGTCCTAAAACGGTAGATGTACATCGAAATAATATTATGAAAAAAATAGATTTATTCACAATTCCTGAATTGACAAAATATGCCATTCAAGAAGGGTTAACTTCATTAGATATTTAAGAGTTCTATATCTTTTAAGATAAATGTTAAAAGCATAATGATAAGCACTTTGCTTATGAAAATATTTAGAAAAACCATTTATCTTGCCTTTTAATTAAGATACCCAACCTTATATTGAAAGCAGCACTTCGTAACTTATTGATAGTAGAAGATAATCCTTTTATAGGGAAGAATATTCTTGATGCCGCTAAAGAAATTGTTAGTATAAGAGATATTTGCTTAAAGAAATCTTTGCATGAGGCAATTTCTACTTTTAATAAAACTAATTTTGAATTAATAATACTCGATTTGAAATTACCTGACGGTAATGGTATAGAGTTGCTAAGAATGCTTCAAGAAAATAAAAAGGATACTAAAGTCTTTGTATTTTCTATAAGTACAGAGCTAAGGAAGACATGTTTTAAATACGGTGCCTTTGCCTTTTTTGACAAGGCTAAAGATTTTGATGAATTAATTGAGGCAATTAAGATTGCATAACCATTAGGTTACTTATCTTTTAAAAGATTCAATTCTAAAAAAAAAATATTGATTTTTACAAAGTTTTTATAATAACAAAAAGCTAAACATTAAGGGGGTTGTTTAGCTTTTTTATTAATATAATTGGGGGAATTGTATATTAATGTATTATTAAAATAATAGGGGGAATAAAAAATTTATTAAAACAATTTTTTAGTATCATTCAATTTCATTGATTATCAACTATATACTTGTTTCTATACTACAAATATATATAACATTGTTAGGTTGTTCAATAGGTAATTTTCTTATTTTTTATAATCAGGACTAAAATGTAGATTTTTGTTAAATGCAAAGTAGAATACATTGCTATTAGGCCCTGTAAGTTTTTAGCACTGTGTAGATTTTTAGTTAAAAAAGAAAAACCCAACATTACGTTGGGTTTTTCCTTTTTTTTTAGGTTCTAACTTCAAATGTAATAGGTATACTGTAGCTTACACCTACAGGAGTACCTCTTTGCTTTCCGGGAGTCATAGTGGGTAAAGCATTAATAATTTCTACAACTTCTTTTTCTAACCGAGGGTGTGGCCCTCTTGCTCTAACATTTACAATATTACCTAGTTTATTAATGGTGAAAATTACAAATAATTTCTTTTTACCAGGCTCTAAGCCTAATTCACTAGCTAAATTAATATCAAATCTTTTACCAAAAAATTCTGTTACCTTTTTAGTAAAACAGTCTTTTAAATCTTTATTATTTCCTTTACAACCAGGATAAACAGGTACGTTTTCAATTAATATAAAAGGAATATCTTCTACCACTTCTTCCACTTCTTCTACTTCTACAATATCATCGGTATTTACTACTATACCTACTGTTTCATCGGTTTCTGTAGATTCAATGACTGTTTCTTCAATCTCCTTTTCATCTTCTACAACCATAATTTGCTCTACTATCGGTGGAGGTGTATTTTTTGGTGGTGGTTTTACCTCTTGCATTTCAATAATAGGAATATCTTCTTTCATCTCATCAACCATATTTGCTTGTCCTAAGCTTTTTAGGTCATTCCTTTCGTAAGTTTTGTGTTCTATTAAAGTGTAAGTAATAAATAAGGCTAATACTAACCCTATTTGTAAGAAAATTTTACTGTAGTTTTCTAACTGTTGTTTTGGGTTTTTTTTAATGTCCATTTTGAAATCCTTTAAAAATGTATAATTTTAACTTCGTTATTAAAAAATAGCGATATAGATTATCAGATTCTTGTAAATTTGATTTTCTATTGTAAAATTAATAGTTTAAAGGGCTTTAAAATATGATTTTCATCATACTTTGTCGTGTACCTTTGTAGGTGTATTATTGTTCCAAAGTGTAAGAATATCTGTAGCAACACTTGCGCCACTTCCTGCAGCAATTGCAAATTGACTTCTACAGCCAGAAATGGTACCGCAACAATATAAACCGTCTTGTATTAAGTGGTTGTTATTTTTAAGTTGAATTCTATCTTTTGCTGCATTGGCTCTTTTATGAGGTTCTATAAAAGTATCTAATCCTTCTATTGTAAAAGGTTTGGAGTAATTTAAAGCCAGAATTGCAACTTTACTAAAATACGTAGTATCGTTAGTTGTTATTTGATACCCGTTTTCTATCGTTAAAATAGAGGTAACTTTTTCATTTTCTATTTGTTCTACATGAGGGTATAAAGTAGAAAGCTGTTTTTTGCCTTCAATTAATATATTTTTCCCTAAAGTTTTGGCAGGTATGCCTAATACATTATTAAATAACGCATTTTGTAGGTGAGAAGCTCTCTGGTGACTAATAATTCCAATAGTTTTATTAGCTGCAAAGTCTTTATTTTTTGCAGAACCTAATACCAAAGCGCATTGCAATGCAGAAGTGCCACCACCTATAATAAGAACATCAAAAATCATTTAAATAAAAAGGACTTTAATATTTGCCGCAAATAATTTTACAGAAATAGCCAATAAAATTACACCAAATATCTTTCTAATTATTTGAATTCCTATTGGGCCAATCATGCGCTCTATTCTAGAAGAGGTTTTTAATACAATATAAATTAAAATAATATTTGCTAATACTGCAATAATAATATTTTCTATATAAAACTCAGATCTTAAAGAAAGTAGGGTTGTTAAACTTCCTGGACCTGCAATTAAAGGAAAAGCTAATGGAAATACAGACGCTGTAATTGCATTTACATCATCTTCATTGTCTTTGTAAAGTGTAATTCCTAAAATCATTTCTAAGGCAATAAAAAAAAGTATAAAAGCACCTGCAACAGCAAATGAATGTACATCAATACCAATTAATTTTAGTAAACTTTGCCCTAAAAATAAAAAAAAGATCATAATAACACCTGCAATAATAGCTGCTTTTTCTGATTGAATATGGCCTGCTTTCTTCCTTAGGTCAATAATAATAGGGATATTACCAATAACATCTATAACTGCAAACAAAACCATAAAGGCGGTAAAGGCTTCTTTAAAATTAAAATTCATATTTTTTTATATATTTTGTAAAATTAGAGAACTTAGTTTAGGAAAACGCAAAGTTATAGAAAAAAATAACACTATTTTTGCGATATGTTTCAACTTGGAAAAACTATAGTTTCAGAAGATATTATCGATAAAGATTTTGTGTGCAATTTATCTGCTTGTAAAGGTGCCTGCTGTGTAGACGGTGACGCCGGAGCTCCCTTAGATAAGGAGGAAACAAAAATTTTAGAAAGAATATATCCTAAAGTAAAACCTTTTTTAAGAAAAGAAGGAATTGCTGTTATTGAAGAGCAAGGTACTTGGGTTACTAGTGAGTGGGGAGAATTAGAAACCCCTTTAATTAATGGTGCAGATTGTGCTTATGTTATTTTTGATGAAAAAAAGACAGCGCTTTGTGCAATAGAAGAAGCGTATAACCAAGGAGAAATAGATTGGAAAAAACCAGTTTCTTGTCATTTATACCCTATCAGAATAAAAGAGTATAGCGAGTTTTCTGCTGTAAATTATGATAAATGGGAAATCTGCGATGATGCTTGTTCTCTAGGAAAAGAATT
Protein-coding regions in this window:
- a CDS encoding DUF3109 family protein, whose product is MFQLGKTIVSEDIIDKDFVCNLSACKGACCVDGDAGAPLDKEETKILERIYPKVKPFLRKEGIAVIEEQGTWVTSEWGELETPLINGADCAYVIFDEKKTALCAIEEAYNQGEIDWKKPVSCHLYPIRIKEYSEFSAVNYDKWEICDDACSLGKELQVPVYKFVKQALVRKFGQEWYDELEVIAAKHLESK